TGGGAAAGTGCCGGCCCCCTTCACGCACTTGAACTGCGTCCCATTTTCTTCTGTACGGTTGTTGCCGTCTCCAGAAACGGAGGCACTGAGCACTACCATGCTCCGGAACCGTCTTTCAGACTTCAGCCCGGTGACCATATCGTGGTTGTTGGACCGCAGGAATATGCCTCTAAAATGGCTGAAAAAATGAACTGGAATCTCCAGTCGGAATTAAGCTCATTCGCAGAAGAGCTTTCCCCCAATAATGCCGGAATTATGGAAGGTATTATTACCCCGAGATCTGAATGGGTCGGCGAAACTTTAAAAGACGTCAAACTCAGAAACAGATTTCAGGTTTCACCTCTTGCCATTTTCCGTGGCGAGAAAATTTTCGTCAGCGGCCTTAACGACATAGAGCTCGAAACAGGTGATGCTCTGTTGATGCACGGCCGCTGGGAAATGTTCCATGTTCTGAAAGAAAGACCGGACCTCGTTTTCACAGAGACTGTAAGAGGAGAGATTCTCCGCGCGGACAAAGCCCGTACCGCCCTTTTATGGCTTGCAGTATCTCTTGTCATGATCCTTGGTTTCCATGTCCAGCTCTCCATAGCCCTTCTTGCGGGAGCTTTGGGTATGATCCTGACAAAGGTTCTGACTATTGACGAGGCCTACAACTCAGTAGACTGGATGACCGTCTTTCTGCTGGGTGGACTTATTCCCTTGGGCATGGCTTTTGAAAATACAGGAGCGGCAAAATATATTGCCGATACCATTATGACCACGCTTGGCACCCCGACACCGATCGTTCTGCTCACAGTCATTGGTATTCTGACCTCATTCTTTACTCTTGTAGCTTCAAACGTCGGCGCAACGGTACTTTTAGTCCCACTTTCAATGAATATGGCTTTAAGAGCAGGAGTTGACCCACGCATGGCAGCATTGACCGTTGCTGTCGCCGCGTCCAATACTTTTGTTCTCCCCACCCATCAGGTTAACGCCCTGATAATGAGACCGGGAGGTTATAAAACAATAGATTACGTCAAGTCAGGCGCAGGAATGACAATTCTGTATCTTGTCGTAATGATATCCGCTCTGGTCTTTTTATACGGAGTTTAACCAGCTTATTATTGGAGTTATAGCCAGTCTAGGATACTTGCACACATCCTGACTCAGGTTTATAGAAACCTCCAAGCACTGTTTCCTTTTCCCTATACTTAAGCAGTGAGACTTGAAAGTTGCACAGGGGCTCAGAGCCCCTGTGCATTTTTCCGGTTTCATTCAGTCAAGACTGCATACTAGTAGGAGTATAAAACAATGAGTCTCGGTTTTTCACAAACCTACGGGCGCAATTTCCTTGGAAGTGCGCCGGGATGGTACAAAAAAACAATTCTGGCCTTTTTAATTCTCAACCCGGTTGTGCTTTTTACAGCAGGACCATTTGTCTCAGGATGGCTCCTGATCGCCGAGTTTATCTTTACTCTGGCTATGGCTCTAAAATGCTATCCCCTGCCCGCTGGCGGCCTTCTCGCTTTTGAAGCAATCATTCTAAAAATGACCAACGCTGAAACTGTCTATGAAGAAGCTCTTAAAAACTTTGAAGTAATCCTGCTGCTTATTTTCATGGTTGCCGGTATTCACTTCATGAAGGACTTTCTTCAGTTCACGTTCACCAGAATCCTGACAAGAGTTCGCTCAAAGTATGCGATTTCACTCCTGTTCTGCCTCGCAGGAGCTTTTCTTTCAGCATTTCTGGACGCTCTGACAGTTACCGCGGTCATCATGGCTGTTTCATACGGCTTCTACAACGTTTACCACCGCTTCATTTCCGGTAAAAAAATTGATGAGGAACACAACCTCGCAAGTGATGATCTTGTAAAGGAAATGAACAGAAAGGATCTTCTCGAATTCAGAGGATTCCTGCGCAACCTGATGATGCACGGTGCTGTTGGTACTGCTCTCGGCGGTGTATGTACACTCGTTGGTGAACCTCAGAACCTCCTTATCGGCAGTGAAATGGGCTGGCACTTCATGCCTTTTGCCAAAGAAGTTTCACCTGTCACCGTTCCTGTTCTTATTATAGGTCTGCTGACATGTCTGCTGGTAGAGAAATTCCATGTATTCGGTTACGGATTCCAGCTCCCCGGCAACATCCGCTCCCACCTGCTTGAAACAGCTGTAAAGCAGGAAAAAAAGAACGGCGAAGCAGGAAAAGCAAAAATCGTAATCCAGTGCATTACCGGTATCTGGCTCGTGTGCGCACTGGCTTTCCACCTTGCCGCTGTAGGTCTGGTCGGACTTTCAGTTATTGTCATCCTGACCTCAATGACCGGTATTACTGAAGAACATCAGCTTGGTGAAGCCTTTGAAGAAGCTCTTCCTTTTACCGCTCTGCTGGTTGTATTCTTCTCAGTTGTTGCGGTTATCCATGACCAGCAGCTGTTCAAACCCATCATTGATTTTGTTCTGAGCATGCACGGCAGCCATCAGCTTGCAGCATACTATGTAGCAAACGGACTGCTTTCATCTATTTCAGATAACGTATTTGTTGCAACAGTTTACATATCTGAAACCAAGCTTCACTTTGTTCACATGCTCGGAGCCATCCCTGATATCGGTATGACCGGACAGCAGCTTATGGATAAGCTTACTGATCCTCATTTAACCCGTGCCGATGTCCTTTCAACTCTGCCTCAGGCAGCCGCAGCGCAGGCCAAGGCTCTCATGCTGCATTTCGACAAGCTGGCTGTTGCCATCAACACCGGAACAAATATTCCAAGTGTCGCAACACCAAACGGTCAGGCAGCCTTCCTCTTCCTGCTGACATCTGCTCTGGCTCCTGTCATCAGGCTTTCATACGGAAGAATGGTAAAGCTGGCTCTTCCTTATACAATAACCATGTCACTGACCGGTCTTTTCGCTGTTTATTTCTTCCTTTAGTTTAAACAGCTAAACCACGTCATGTGGACACGAGGATGCGAATATACCCGCTACTCAATCTGCTTAAGATAATAAAAGTCCCCCGAAAGAGCGCTTTCGGGGGACTTTTTTACTCCAACATAATATATTTTAAAAAAGATGTTATAATTTTCACAAGACCCTTAGAAAATTATTTCCAACACATACTAAGCAGTCTTTTAGTCGTTAATCTAGGCATTAAGGCCCTTCATTCCTTCATCAGTATAGCGTTGGCCGATTATTATTCGTGAAGCAAGGAGACTGTTGATTTCGCTCATTTCCTTGGTGCTGAAATCAACAGCAGCCGCTCCGATATTTGATTTCAGATGCTCAACTTTTGTGGTGCCGGGAATGGGAACTATATTATCAGACTGACTCATAACCCACGCCAGCGACAATTGTGCAAGGCTGCATTTCTTATTTTCGGCAATCTGACTCAGCTCCTGTGCAATCCTGAGATTATTATCATAAGCCTCACCGCTGAAACGAGGCAAGGAGGACCTGAAATCGGAATCACCTTCACATGATGGAGCCTGAGAACTGAGAAGTCCTCTGCAAATAGGGCTGTATGGAACAAATGTTATTCCCATTTCTCTGGTGGCAGGAAGGATTTCCTGCTCGGGATCACGGGTAAACATTGAATACTCTGTCTGCAAAGCGGTTACAGGATGAACAGCGCAGGCCTTTTCCAGAGTCTCCTTTGAAACTTCGGACATTCCAATAGCTCTTATTTTTCCTTCTTCAACCAGACGCGAAAGTTCGCCAACAGTTTCTTCTACCGGAGTATCATTACCAAGCCTGTGGATATAATACAGATCTATATAATCCGTGTTTAAACGTTTCAGGCTGTCATGGCATGCTTTTCTTACATATTCAGGACGACCATCCAGTACACGGGCGTATTCACCTTTTTTCCTGACAATACCAAATTTAGTTGCAATGACGGCCCGATCCCTTTTGCCTTTAAGGGAATAGGCCAGCAGTTCTTCATTATGTCCATGACCGTATGTGTCTGCCGTATCGAAGAAATTGACCCCGTTATCAAGAGCGTAATTGATCAGCTCTGAAGCCTGCTCTTTTGTGGAAGCTTCACCGTAAAACTCACTAAGTCCCATACAGCCTAAACCAAGAGCTGAAACTTCAATATCAGTCATACCGAGCTTCAAAGTTTTCATCTTACCGGACATATTTACATCTCCTGTTTATTAAATTGATTTGACGGCTCCATTAATATGCAGGAATGATAAATATGAGAAATATATCTTTTCAATTACTGTAAGATTGATTACGACTTATTAAATGGACTCAAAACAGCTCAGATACTTTGTTGCAGTGGCAGAAGAACTGCATTTCGGCAAGGCCGCTAAGCGGCTTAACATGTCCCAGCCTCCCCTTAGCCAGCATATTATAAAATTTGAAGAGGAGCTGGAAACAAAACTGTTTTCCCGCAATAAAAGGTCTGTGACTCTTACCGCCGCAGGCAAAAGTTTGCTTGAAGATGCGCGGCGGATTCTCAGACTTACTGATCTGGCCGAAGAAAAATTGAAGGCTACAGCCCAAGGCAGAGCCGGGACACTGACCCTTTCCTACGTTGCCCCGGCACTTGATACTGACCTGCCGCTTAAAATCGGTCGTTACAAAACAGATTATCCCGAAGTAAAGCTTTCACTTCTGGAGATGAAAACATTCAATCAGCTGGATGAAATTCGTAAAGGATCAGTTGACGCGGGGATAGTCAGACTTTTTAGGCATAATACAGAAGGATTGGCTTATGATTTGTTTCATTCAGAGTCTTATGCACTGATAATCCCGGCCGGACATAGATTTGAGAGTAAAAAATCAGTCAATATTGCGGAGCTTGCCGGAGAAAAATTTATCTTTGCTCCACGAAGAATACAAAGTGCCTTATATGATGAATGGCTGAAAATCTTCTCCGAGGCCGGATTTATACCGGATATTGTACAGGAAGCAGAGAGTAAAAATACAGCTCTGGCCCTTGTCCGAGCCGGACTTGGTATATCCATAGTTCCGGAAAGCCTGTCTATGCGATCTTCAAAAGAAGTAATTTTTAAAAAACTTTCAGGTCCAATTCCTGACCTTGAGCTTCATATTGCTTACCTTGAAAGTAATGAAAATCCCGCACTGCGAAATTTTTTAACCACCACTTAATTAATTTTAATTCATAAACATTGATCAGTTATGATGTTTTGCCCCATTTACAGCTTTTAAAATTAAAAATAGCTTAAAGACACTGCAAAGAACAAATTATACACAGAACATAAATGTAACTTTAAAAACACATTACGGGCTATCATTGCTGCCGTTTAACTGTTAATATTATTTCATCTTTATTACAGTTCGACTTATCCAAGTTTCAATATTGCAATATAAAGCCATCAGGGACAAACACTATTAGTATAAACATTTGCAATTATGTCTAAGAGTTTTTGTAGATTAACAATTATGTAATAATATTTTATAATAATATATTCTTATCCTACTGATTTTAAAGATATATTTACTTTACAGTCTAATGGCACTCAATTTGCTTGCTAAATGTCTATGCCATCATCACTAAGCGGCCTAAAAATATCTGCTCTGCTGGCAATATGTCAGGTAATTGATCAGGCTCTGAATCTGGAATCAGCTCTTAACGGAGTTCTTAAAATACTCTCCGAAAAACTGAGCATGCAGCGGGCCACCGTTACCTTACATGATGCAGGCAGCGGGCATCTTTCCATCACCTCCTCATACGGTTTGACTGTTGAAGAAAAACAGAGGGGGGTCTATCGGCTTGACGAAGGGGTTACCGGTCGAATTTTCAGAACCGGGGAACCTTTCTATGTACCTGACATCAGTAAGGAACCTCTGTTTCTTGATAAAACAGGTTCACGCAAACTTCAGAGGGCTACAACCTCATTTATCGGCGTTCCCATTATACTGCATGGTGATCCCATAGGGGTTCTGAATGTTGACCGCCTTTTTGAGGATGATATTGAATTTGAAGAAGATATAGACTTTCTGAAAATTGTAGCAACTCTCATCGGCCAGTTCATCAGCCTGAATGAAAAGATATTGAAACGTGAAGAAGTTCTGAAAAGGGAAAACACTTCACTCCGCTATCAGGTGTCCAAAAAATCAAAGGGCTTATATATAGTCGGCCAGAGCTCGGCTATGACTGAAGTCCAGCGCAAAATTGAAAAAGTATCTCCCACCAAGGCAACCGTCATGCTTCTTGGTGAGTCCGGTGTCGGTAAAACCCTGATCGCCAGAATTATCCATGAACTTTCCGAAAGGAACGGTCATCCGTTCATTAAAGTGAACTGTGCCTCAATCCCTGAAAATCTGCTTGAATCAGAACTTTTCGGTTACGAAAAGGGAGCATTTACCGGAGCAACCGGTACGAGACAGGGCAGATTTGAAGAGGCTGACGGCGGAACCATTTTCCTTGACGAAATTGGCGAATTTCCCATGAATCTACAGGCAAAACTGTTGCGGGTTCTTCAGGAAAAAGAGCTTGAAAGACTTGGATCAAACCGCACCAGAACTATAGATGTAAGAATACTTGCGGCAACAAACCGGGATATAAAAGAGCTTGTTGAAAGAAATGAATTCAGGCTTGATCTCTACTATCGTCTGAATATCTTCCCTATTCTGGTTCCACCGCTTAGAGACCGTAAAGAAGATATAACTAAACTTCTTAATCATTTTCTGCAGAAAATGTCAGAAGACTACGGTCGCAAAATGTTTTTCTCACCTCCTGCTCTGGACGCCCTTATTTCATACGACTGGCCCGGAAATGTCCGGGAAATGCAGAACCTTATCGAACGGCTGGTAATCATGTCCGAAAGTGAAATGATCAGCCTCGACTTTCTGGAATCGTATGTAAATCTGGATTCTTCTGCTGAACTTGTTGAAGCAGCCCAGCTTGAACGCCCGAAACCGGAAGCCACTCCCCCGGTAAAAGCTCCTAAAAATAAATCGCTTAAAGAAGTTGAGCGTGAAGAACTTGTTTCCGCTTTGGAGCGCAACGGCTGGATACAGTATAAAGCTGCCGAAGATCTCGGTCTGACTGCCAGACAGATGGGTTACAGAGTGCGTAAATACAAGCTTGAAAGCATGATTGCCGAAGGCCGGGCTGATCTGAGAAGATAGGCTTGACCTTACCGTCCATAGTCTCACCTACAGAGCCTTTTAAGTACCCCTTAAGAATCTTCTACACTACTCAGGCTGATCCTACAGCACTGTCAGAACATATCCATACAAAATTCCCAACTAAGCAATATATTGACATTCTAAACTAAAGATAAATAAAGAACTGACTTTAGCAATTATCTTTTGAATCAACGTTATGGCTTTATACTGAATTACATCTATTGAGCTTTAGAATGTAGTTAATGGGGGAATATTATGGGTAGCGATACAACATTGTCGAAGTTTAGTAGTTATAATTTTATACTGATCATTACATTTATTATATGCTTAGCCTGTGCAAGCCAGTCCAGAGCTGCTGAAACCATGAAGTGGAAATTTAAAACTGACTGGAGGCTCTACAGCTGCCCTGCTGTTGGGACTGATGGAACCGTATATTTAGGAACTACCAACGAGAATGCTGAAACTATAAAACTCATTGCCCTGAATCCTGATAAAACCGTAAAATGGACATACTATACAAACTACAGCGCCTACTCTCCTACAGCAGTAAGTCCTGACGGTAATATTTATTTCGGGACAGAGGTTTCACTGGTTTCTCTGACTCACAATGGTAGAATAAACTGGAAAAAAAATATTCGTATCGGCAACAATAACGGCCCTGCTGTCGGTAGTGACGGAACTGTTTATACGGGTACAGAAAGCGCATTTGGAGACGGTAGCGGTCTCATGTATGCCCTCAATCCAAAAGACGGTTCCACCAAATGGACTTTCAGTCCTGATGGTGATGTTGCGACAGTCCCGGTTATAGCTAAGGACGGAACAATATATTTTGCAACCAGCAGCAACAAGATTTATGCGCTGAATCCTAATGGCACCGAGAAATGGAAATTCACTGCTGCTTATCCGGTGACAGCAGCACCGGCAATTGGCGCTGATGGAACTATTTATTTTGGAACATTTCAATATGACGCAACCAATACATTTTATGCGCTTGCCCCGAATGGCAGCATAAAATGGACTTTTACTGATAGCGGACCTTTTACCTCACAACCAGCTATCGGAGCAGATGGAACTATTTATGTAGCGGGAGACAAGCTTTTCGCTTTAACCCCGGAAGGACATAAAAAGTGGGGGTTTGCATCCTATAGTTCAGGTTCGTGGGCACAGGCATTTGGATGCCCGGTAATCGGTGCTGACGGAAATATCTACTTAGCAGTATGTAATAACATTTTGTATGTAATCAGTCCTTCCGGGACAAAAATAAGGGAACATGCTTTCACCGGTGTAGACAGCACAGGAAGAGGCATTGGATTCACCGCCACGACCCTTGCTGCGGATGGGACATTATATATTCCTTCTTACGATTCTTATCTCTACTCTTTCAGTACTTCCAGCAACGGCCCGGCAAATTCACCATGGCCCATGCAGGGCCGCGACTCCAAACACAGCGGAACCCATTGGAAAACCAACTACGACAAAGATAATGACGGACTCCCGGATGCATGGGAGTATGCAAATTTCTCAAACCTCAATCAAAATTCCGCAGGCGACTATGACAAGGACGGACTGAACAACAGCAGGGAGTTTAATCTAAACACAAACCCAGCTAAAAAAGATTCCGACAGTGATGGAATTCCGGATAAATGGGAAGTAGATAATCATACTGACCCTAATATCAATGATTCCGACTCCGACCCTGACGGTGACAATCTTTCAAACCTTGATGAATATAAAGCAGGGACTGATCCTCATGCTGTAATTGACTGGGCTCCTGTCTGGACCGTGGGGTCTCTTTCAAAATTTCGTTCAAAATCACCCGCAATTGCTGCTGACGGGACTATGTACTTCTACAATTCAACTTCGCTTGAAGCATTAACTCCAAATGGAGATTTAAAATGGGGGTACCCCACAGGACCAACAGACTACTACAGTCAGGGACCTGTGGTGGCTAAAGACGGAACAGTATACATCAGCTCAACTGAAAATAAATTCTACGCCATAAATCCTGATGGAAGCTTGAAATGGGATTTCAACGCATCCAGTTATTCACGGTATGCCCTCGCTGCTGATAATACAATCTACCTCGCATCGCGGGATAGTTCCGGCAACAGCACCCTCTTTGCAATATCACCTGAAGGTCATCTTAGATGGTCTGTTCCCCTTAATTCAAAAGTTGCATATCTCAATATTTCCGGAGACGGAGCAATATACTGCTTTTCTGATAATGGGGATATCGAAGCACTGGATAATACCGGTTCAAGGAAATGGATATTTTCATCAGGAGAAACTTCCATATCAGAAGCGGCTCTAGGCAAAGATGGAACTATATATGTTGGAGGAGGCAGATCACTTTTAGCTATCACTGCTGATGGCCATAAAATGTGGGAATATAATGTAAATATTAATGTGGTAAATTCGCCGGTAATTGATAACAGCGGCAACATCTGCTTCACTACAATGACAGACATCATCACTGTAGATCCGTCAGGAAGTTTACTGTGGACCTATAGGTTCGGACACGAGCTTGCTCAGGCTTCCGGCTATGACAGCTATTCTACAAGATATCTGATCTCAAACACACCCGTGGCCACGGCGGATGGAACCGTCTTTTTAGCAGCAAGTTTCATTGATGGTGCCAGTGAATTATTTGCTTTCAGAAACGGAATAAAAATCTGGTCCTCAAATGTTGACGGCACATTAAGAACAGCTCCGGTTATCACTGCTGACGGCAGTATCTACTTAGGAACATACTCAGGCACGGCATACAAAATAGCTACAGATTGCGGAGGTCTTGCAGACTCTGCATGGCCTAAATTCGCGGGGAATAACAGCAATACATCCGCATCATCCATCAAAGTAACTGCAAAGAATATCACCCCGGCCATACAACTTCTGCTTCTTAATTAATAAAACCGACTATAAAAAGTTATGGAGCCCGTAATCTGACCAGGATTACGGGCTCCAAGGCTGATGGGATATTATCATGTGTGAAAGTTACTCCCGCCATGTAGAGTTACCTTCAACCATCCCTATAAGAAGGAGAGAGCAAAGCTCCCCCCGACCAGTTCTGATTATTAGCCGCAGTTAAGGCCTGTACCAGTACAGCATCCTCCGGCGATACCGCCTCTGCGACCACTCAACGCTTCAATATTTCCGCCTGTGTAAACAGCCTCAAGAGCTGTTTCAATAAAACCGCTTATTGCGTGACAGGCTATGCCGCTCTCTTCAAGAGCCA
The sequence above is drawn from the Maridesulfovibrio bastinii DSM 16055 genome and encodes:
- a CDS encoding SLC13 family permease is translated as MTPEIILVIGVLVFAVLLFIFEWVRVDVVGIIMMVLLPLLGLVTPKQAISGLSSNAVVSIIAVIIIGAGLDKTGVMNSMARIILRFAGKSETRITTLIAATVAVISGFMQNIGAAALFMPAAKRIGNQTGVPVGRILMPMGFCAIIGGCLTLVGSSPLILLNDLMVVGGKHYEPFGLFGVTPIGIALIIAALAYFILFGRFILPSRKGDENSGPMSAVISDTYSGVGSMYELHIPNEWESAGPLHALELRPIFFCTVVAVSRNGGTEHYHAPEPSFRLQPGDHIVVVGPQEYASKMAEKMNWNLQSELSSFAEELSPNNAGIMEGIITPRSEWVGETLKDVKLRNRFQVSPLAIFRGEKIFVSGLNDIELETGDALLMHGRWEMFHVLKERPDLVFTETVRGEILRADKARTALLWLAVSLVMILGFHVQLSIALLAGALGMILTKVLTIDEAYNSVDWMTVFLLGGLIPLGMAFENTGAAKYIADTIMTTLGTPTPIVLLTVIGILTSFFTLVASNVGATVLLVPLSMNMALRAGVDPRMAALTVAVAASNTFVLPTHQVNALIMRPGGYKTIDYVKSGAGMTILYLVVMISALVFLYGV
- the nhaB gene encoding sodium/proton antiporter NhaB; its protein translation is MSLGFSQTYGRNFLGSAPGWYKKTILAFLILNPVVLFTAGPFVSGWLLIAEFIFTLAMALKCYPLPAGGLLAFEAIILKMTNAETVYEEALKNFEVILLLIFMVAGIHFMKDFLQFTFTRILTRVRSKYAISLLFCLAGAFLSAFLDALTVTAVIMAVSYGFYNVYHRFISGKKIDEEHNLASDDLVKEMNRKDLLEFRGFLRNLMMHGAVGTALGGVCTLVGEPQNLLIGSEMGWHFMPFAKEVSPVTVPVLIIGLLTCLLVEKFHVFGYGFQLPGNIRSHLLETAVKQEKKNGEAGKAKIVIQCITGIWLVCALAFHLAAVGLVGLSVIVILTSMTGITEEHQLGEAFEEALPFTALLVVFFSVVAVIHDQQLFKPIIDFVLSMHGSHQLAAYYVANGLLSSISDNVFVATVYISETKLHFVHMLGAIPDIGMTGQQLMDKLTDPHLTRADVLSTLPQAAAAQAKALMLHFDKLAVAINTGTNIPSVATPNGQAAFLFLLTSALAPVIRLSYGRMVKLALPYTITMSLTGLFAVYFFL
- a CDS encoding aldo/keto reductase, whose protein sequence is MSGKMKTLKLGMTDIEVSALGLGCMGLSEFYGEASTKEQASELINYALDNGVNFFDTADTYGHGHNEELLAYSLKGKRDRAVIATKFGIVRKKGEYARVLDGRPEYVRKACHDSLKRLNTDYIDLYYIHRLGNDTPVEETVGELSRLVEEGKIRAIGMSEVSKETLEKACAVHPVTALQTEYSMFTRDPEQEILPATREMGITFVPYSPICRGLLSSQAPSCEGDSDFRSSLPRFSGEAYDNNLRIAQELSQIAENKKCSLAQLSLAWVMSQSDNIVPIPGTTKVEHLKSNIGAAAVDFSTKEMSEINSLLASRIIIGQRYTDEGMKGLNA
- a CDS encoding LysR substrate-binding domain-containing protein, which encodes MDSKQLRYFVAVAEELHFGKAAKRLNMSQPPLSQHIIKFEEELETKLFSRNKRSVTLTAAGKSLLEDARRILRLTDLAEEKLKATAQGRAGTLTLSYVAPALDTDLPLKIGRYKTDYPEVKLSLLEMKTFNQLDEIRKGSVDAGIVRLFRHNTEGLAYDLFHSESYALIIPAGHRFESKKSVNIAELAGEKFIFAPRRIQSALYDEWLKIFSEAGFIPDIVQEAESKNTALALVRAGLGISIVPESLSMRSSKEVIFKKLSGPIPDLELHIAYLESNENPALRNFLTTT
- the nifA gene encoding nif-specific transcriptional activator NifA, with protein sequence MPSSLSGLKISALLAICQVIDQALNLESALNGVLKILSEKLSMQRATVTLHDAGSGHLSITSSYGLTVEEKQRGVYRLDEGVTGRIFRTGEPFYVPDISKEPLFLDKTGSRKLQRATTSFIGVPIILHGDPIGVLNVDRLFEDDIEFEEDIDFLKIVATLIGQFISLNEKILKREEVLKRENTSLRYQVSKKSKGLYIVGQSSAMTEVQRKIEKVSPTKATVMLLGESGVGKTLIARIIHELSERNGHPFIKVNCASIPENLLESELFGYEKGAFTGATGTRQGRFEEADGGTIFLDEIGEFPMNLQAKLLRVLQEKELERLGSNRTRTIDVRILAATNRDIKELVERNEFRLDLYYRLNIFPILVPPLRDRKEDITKLLNHFLQKMSEDYGRKMFFSPPALDALISYDWPGNVREMQNLIERLVIMSESEMISLDFLESYVNLDSSAELVEAAQLERPKPEATPPVKAPKNKSLKEVEREELVSALERNGWIQYKAAEDLGLTARQMGYRVRKYKLESMIAEGRADLRR
- a CDS encoding PQQ-binding-like beta-propeller repeat protein, with amino-acid sequence MGSDTTLSKFSSYNFILIITFIICLACASQSRAAETMKWKFKTDWRLYSCPAVGTDGTVYLGTTNENAETIKLIALNPDKTVKWTYYTNYSAYSPTAVSPDGNIYFGTEVSLVSLTHNGRINWKKNIRIGNNNGPAVGSDGTVYTGTESAFGDGSGLMYALNPKDGSTKWTFSPDGDVATVPVIAKDGTIYFATSSNKIYALNPNGTEKWKFTAAYPVTAAPAIGADGTIYFGTFQYDATNTFYALAPNGSIKWTFTDSGPFTSQPAIGADGTIYVAGDKLFALTPEGHKKWGFASYSSGSWAQAFGCPVIGADGNIYLAVCNNILYVISPSGTKIREHAFTGVDSTGRGIGFTATTLAADGTLYIPSYDSYLYSFSTSSNGPANSPWPMQGRDSKHSGTHWKTNYDKDNDGLPDAWEYANFSNLNQNSAGDYDKDGLNNSREFNLNTNPAKKDSDSDGIPDKWEVDNHTDPNINDSDSDPDGDNLSNLDEYKAGTDPHAVIDWAPVWTVGSLSKFRSKSPAIAADGTMYFYNSTSLEALTPNGDLKWGYPTGPTDYYSQGPVVAKDGTVYISSTENKFYAINPDGSLKWDFNASSYSRYALAADNTIYLASRDSSGNSTLFAISPEGHLRWSVPLNSKVAYLNISGDGAIYCFSDNGDIEALDNTGSRKWIFSSGETSISEAALGKDGTIYVGGGRSLLAITADGHKMWEYNVNINVVNSPVIDNSGNICFTTMTDIITVDPSGSLLWTYRFGHELAQASGYDSYSTRYLISNTPVATADGTVFLAASFIDGASELFAFRNGIKIWSSNVDGTLRTAPVITADGSIYLGTYSGTAYKIATDCGGLADSAWPKFAGNNSNTSASSIKVTAKNITPAIQLLLLN